In Deinococcus sp. Leaf326, a single genomic region encodes these proteins:
- a CDS encoding TolC family protein, whose translation MKRTTPHTRPVPTRSLSALLGALLLAAPALAQTGTATSAGSAVQAALSNNSDVKTAQANLDKAQAANRAAQADPSSLVAAKLSAQNAATLAQASLRGARMNTLQSTVGAYTALLEAQENVEVQTLQVQTDQKAVQVAGVKQGLGNATALDVQNAQNTLSASTQTLADARAQVTLASARLATLTGLGSGVRAGSAVNVPKLSTTLAGLQGGLNNLSALVSANNELAAAQLSVKLATNDFTPARTLQDAQTALANAQRSVSSAGQTAAQTLASAYQTAQNAYELQQVALNREAAAQKTYTQDAARLRSGTISAVDLQATQLTLKKAQYSRLQAQNNVLEALAALSVASGQNLTGIGGTL comes from the coding sequence GTGAAGCGCACCACCCCCCATACCCGACCCGTACCGACTCGTTCCCTGTCTGCCCTGCTCGGCGCCCTGCTGCTCGCCGCGCCGGCGCTGGCCCAGACCGGAACTGCGACCAGCGCCGGCAGCGCCGTGCAGGCCGCCCTGAGCAACAACAGCGACGTGAAGACCGCGCAGGCCAACCTCGACAAGGCGCAGGCCGCCAACCGCGCCGCGCAGGCCGATCCCAGCAGCCTGGTGGCCGCCAAGCTGAGTGCGCAGAACGCCGCCACGTTGGCGCAGGCCAGTCTGCGCGGCGCGCGCATGAATACCTTGCAGAGCACCGTCGGGGCCTACACGGCGCTGCTCGAGGCCCAGGAGAACGTGGAGGTCCAGACGTTGCAGGTCCAGACCGACCAGAAGGCCGTGCAGGTGGCGGGGGTCAAACAGGGACTGGGCAACGCCACGGCACTGGACGTACAGAACGCCCAGAACACGCTCTCGGCCAGCACTCAGACCCTCGCCGACGCCCGCGCGCAGGTGACGCTCGCCTCGGCCCGCCTCGCCACCCTGACCGGCCTGGGCAGCGGCGTGCGGGCCGGCAGCGCCGTGAACGTGCCCAAGCTGAGCACGACCCTGGCGGGCCTACAGGGTGGCCTGAACAACCTCAGCGCGCTCGTATCCGCGAACAACGAACTGGCGGCCGCACAGCTGAGCGTCAAGCTCGCCACGAACGACTTCACGCCCGCACGCACCCTGCAAGACGCCCAGACGGCCCTCGCCAACGCGCAGCGCAGCGTGAGCAGTGCCGGACAGACGGCTGCCCAGACCCTCGCCAGCGCCTACCAGACAGCCCAGAACGCCTACGAACTCCAGCAGGTCGCCCTGAACCGCGAGGCCGCCGCCCAGAAGACCTACACCCAGGATGCCGCGCGGCTCAGGAGCGGGACCATCAGCGCAGTTGACCTGCAGGCCACGCAGCTCACCCTGAAAAAGGCGCAGTACAGCCGCCTGCAGGCCCAGAACAACGTCCTGGAAGCCCTGGCGGCGCTGTCCGTGGCCAGCGGTCAGAACCTGACCGGCATCGGGGGCACGCTCTGA
- the nirB gene encoding nitrite reductase large subunit NirB has translation MTDFATPQSASPVPHVLIIGNGMVGHRFVDALRAQAGEGALRVTVISEESRLAYDRVRLSSFFDDPQPDLSLTTPDGYAAQGVEVVYGRAHAVNTAARTVTVGDRVLAYDALMFATGSFPFVPPVLGKDAAGCFVYRTLDDLEAIRTAAMGAGRGVVIGGGLLGLEAAGALRKLGLETHVVEFAPQLMPAQLDPEGGRALQNIIEEMGIGVHTARATREITLDAAGRVTGLDFADGSRLDADLVVFSAGIRPRDDLARASGVPVGERGGIQIDNHCRTGTPGVYAVGECALHDGRIYGLVAPGYAMAKVAAANVLMDLGVLPAAEVHFTGADLSTKLKLLGVEVGSFGDARGTTPSCRTVSLSDNVRGTYSKLVLSPDGTKVLGGLLVGDTSRYGDLLDLTLSGAPLTVPPETLIVPPLPGGTAPVLASNALICSCENVHSDAICGAIAGGARDVATLKKCTGAGTGCGGCVPSLHGLLQSELARLGETFSNHLCEHFAYSRQELFDLVRVRGHHTWDEVLGAHGHGLGCEICKPAVASILASLYNEHVLKPGHAPLQDTNDAFLANIQKNGTYSVMPRVPGGEITAEGLIAIGAVAKRYGLYCKITGGQRIDLLGAQRDDLPAIWEELIAAGFESGHAYGKSLRTVKSCVGSTWCRYGVQDSTSLAVRLELRYRGLRSPHKLKSGVSGCTRECAEARSKDFGIIATEKGWNLYVGGNGGVTPKHAVLLASDLHGDEVVRLLDRYLMFYVRTADRLQRTSVWLENLDGGLDYLRAVILDDRLGICAELEAEMERHVASYEDEWARAVQTPEIRARFRTFVNSDARDDGVQWVDERGQIRPADLPAGLSHLTPLPMAGGDD, from the coding sequence ATGACTGACTTTGCGACCCCCCAATCTGCGTCCCCGGTCCCCCACGTCCTGATCATCGGCAACGGCATGGTCGGCCACCGTTTCGTGGACGCCCTGCGTGCCCAGGCCGGGGAAGGTGCCCTGCGCGTGACGGTGATCAGCGAAGAGTCGCGCCTCGCCTACGACCGCGTGCGCCTCAGCAGCTTTTTCGACGATCCGCAGCCCGACCTGTCCCTGACCACTCCGGACGGCTACGCCGCTCAGGGGGTGGAGGTGGTCTACGGCCGCGCCCATGCGGTGAACACCGCCGCGCGTACGGTGACGGTGGGCGACCGCGTGCTGGCCTACGACGCCCTGATGTTCGCCACCGGCAGCTTTCCGTTTGTGCCGCCGGTGCTGGGGAAGGATGCGGCGGGGTGCTTCGTGTACCGCACGCTGGACGACCTCGAAGCGATCCGCACGGCCGCCATGGGCGCTGGGCGCGGCGTGGTGATTGGCGGCGGTCTGCTGGGGCTGGAGGCCGCCGGGGCGCTGCGCAAGCTGGGGCTGGAGACGCACGTCGTCGAGTTTGCGCCGCAGCTCATGCCCGCGCAGCTCGACCCCGAAGGTGGGCGCGCGCTGCAGAACATCATCGAGGAGATGGGGATCGGCGTGCACACTGCCAGGGCCACCCGCGAGATCACGCTGGATGCAGCGGGCCGCGTGACCGGCCTGGACTTTGCCGACGGCAGCCGCCTGGACGCCGATCTGGTCGTGTTCTCGGCCGGCATCCGCCCGCGCGACGACCTCGCCCGTGCCAGCGGCGTGCCGGTGGGCGAGCGCGGCGGTATTCAGATCGACAACCACTGCCGCACCGGCACGCCAGGCGTGTACGCGGTGGGCGAGTGCGCGCTGCATGACGGCCGCATCTACGGTCTGGTGGCCCCCGGTTACGCGATGGCGAAGGTGGCGGCCGCGAACGTCCTGATGGACCTGGGCGTGCTGCCCGCCGCCGAGGTGCATTTCACCGGGGCCGACCTCTCGACCAAGCTCAAGCTGCTGGGCGTCGAGGTGGGCAGTTTTGGCGACGCCAGGGGCACGACGCCGAGCTGCCGCACGGTGAGCCTGAGCGACAACGTGCGCGGCACCTACTCCAAGCTGGTGCTCTCGCCCGACGGCACGAAGGTGCTGGGCGGCCTGCTGGTAGGCGACACCTCGCGCTACGGCGACCTGCTCGACCTGACCCTGAGCGGCGCGCCCCTCACCGTGCCGCCCGAAACCCTGATCGTGCCGCCGCTGCCGGGTGGGACTGCGCCCGTGCTGGCCTCCAACGCCCTGATCTGCTCGTGCGAGAACGTGCACAGTGACGCCATCTGCGGCGCGATTGCGGGGGGCGCGCGCGACGTGGCCACCCTGAAAAAATGCACGGGCGCGGGCACCGGCTGCGGCGGCTGCGTGCCCAGCCTGCACGGCCTGCTCCAGAGCGAACTTGCGCGCTTGGGCGAGACCTTTTCCAACCATCTGTGCGAGCACTTCGCGTACTCGCGCCAGGAACTCTTCGACCTCGTGCGGGTCAGAGGCCACCACACCTGGGACGAGGTGCTGGGCGCGCACGGCCACGGCCTGGGCTGCGAGATCTGCAAGCCGGCGGTGGCGAGCATCCTGGCGAGCCTCTACAACGAGCACGTCCTGAAGCCGGGACACGCGCCCCTTCAGGACACCAACGACGCGTTCCTGGCAAACATCCAGAAGAACGGCACCTACTCGGTCATGCCGCGCGTGCCGGGCGGCGAGATCACCGCCGAGGGCCTCATCGCCATCGGGGCGGTCGCCAAGCGCTACGGCCTGTACTGCAAGATCACCGGGGGGCAGCGCATTGACCTGCTGGGCGCGCAGCGCGACGACCTCCCGGCCATCTGGGAAGAACTCATCGCGGCTGGCTTCGAGAGCGGCCACGCCTACGGCAAGAGCCTGCGCACGGTCAAGAGCTGCGTTGGCAGCACGTGGTGCCGCTACGGCGTGCAGGACAGCACCAGCCTCGCGGTGCGCCTGGAACTGCGTTACCGGGGCCTGCGCAGCCCGCATAAACTGAAGAGCGGCGTGTCGGGCTGCACCCGCGAGTGCGCCGAGGCCCGCAGCAAGGACTTCGGGATCATCGCCACCGAGAAGGGCTGGAATTTGTACGTGGGCGGCAACGGCGGTGTGACCCCCAAGCACGCGGTGCTGCTCGCCTCCGACCTGCACGGGGACGAGGTCGTGCGGCTGCTCGACCGCTACCTGATGTTCTACGTGCGCACCGCCGACCGCCTCCAGCGCACCTCGGTCTGGCTGGAAAACCTGGACGGCGGCCTGGACTACCTGCGCGCCGTGATCCTGGACGACCGCCTGGGCATCTGCGCCGAGCTGGAAGCCGAGATGGAGCGCCATGTGGCGAGCTACGAGGACGAGTGGGCCCGCGCGGTCCAGACTCCCGAGATCCGCGCCCGCTTCCGCACCTTCGTGAACAGCGACGCCCGCGACGACGGCGTGCAGTGGGTGGACGAGCGCGGCCAGATCCGCCCCGCCGACCTGCCTGCGGGCCTGTCTCACCTGACCCCACTGCCGATGGCCGGGGGCGACGACTGA
- a CDS encoding uroporphyrinogen-III synthase, whose protein sequence is MDWFAGLNVLSLESRRADEMAVLIGKYRGVPMVAPSMAEQKLDLSGVLDRFEADLAAGRVDAVAFMTGGGTRLFLRDLAARDPRHLDTLRGLHLVARGNKPMQALKTFGLTGVSVPRPHTWHEVQSHLLETLKPGQHAVILEYGEAAPAPMLRELEGRGLRVTSVPVYRCTFPEDTAPLARAVEATAAGQLDVLLLSSGTQVLHFLKYAESLGQLAAVRAQLRGMVVASIGPACSESAGELGLRIDLEANPHKMGILVRTAAEHAPTLRGRFLQRQAG, encoded by the coding sequence GTGGATTGGTTCGCCGGACTGAATGTACTGAGCCTGGAGTCGCGCCGCGCCGACGAGATGGCGGTGCTGATCGGGAAGTACCGGGGTGTGCCGATGGTGGCGCCCAGCATGGCCGAGCAGAAACTCGACCTGAGCGGTGTCCTCGACCGCTTCGAGGCCGATCTGGCGGCGGGACGGGTCGACGCCGTGGCCTTCATGACCGGGGGCGGCACGCGGCTGTTCCTGCGCGACCTCGCGGCGCGCGACCCCCGGCACCTCGACACCCTGCGTGGCCTGCACCTCGTCGCGCGCGGCAATAAACCCATGCAGGCGCTCAAGACCTTCGGACTGACAGGAGTCAGCGTGCCCCGGCCGCATACCTGGCACGAGGTGCAGTCTCACCTGCTGGAGACCCTGAAACCGGGGCAGCACGCGGTCATCCTGGAATACGGCGAAGCCGCGCCCGCGCCCATGCTGCGTGAGCTGGAAGGGCGTGGGCTGCGGGTGACCAGCGTGCCGGTCTACCGCTGCACCTTTCCCGAGGATACCGCTCCACTCGCCCGCGCCGTCGAGGCGACCGCCGCAGGGCAACTCGACGTGCTGCTGCTGTCCAGCGGCACGCAGGTCCTGCACTTCCTGAAATACGCCGAATCGCTGGGGCAGCTCGCTGCGGTCAGGGCGCAGCTACGCGGCATGGTGGTCGCCAGCATCGGGCCAGCGTGCAGCGAGTCGGCCGGCGAACTGGGGCTGCGGATCGACCTGGAAGCCAATCCGCACAAGATGGGCATTCTGGTCCGCACGGCGGCCGAACATGCGCCCACCCTGCGAGGCCGTTTTCTACAGAGGCAGGCGGGCTGA
- a CDS encoding cold-shock protein gives MANGKVKWFNAEKGFGFIESAGSPDVFAHFSAIQSSGFKKLNEGDEVEFEIEEGQRGKGPQAKNIVVTKAAPAGSYNDRPARRDDRW, from the coding sequence ATGGCTAACGGTAAAGTTAAGTGGTTTAACGCAGAGAAGGGTTTCGGTTTCATCGAGTCGGCGGGTAGCCCCGACGTGTTCGCGCACTTCAGCGCGATCCAGAGCAGCGGCTTCAAGAAGCTCAACGAAGGCGACGAAGTCGAATTCGAGATCGAAGAAGGCCAGCGCGGCAAGGGCCCCCAGGCCAAGAACATCGTGGTGACCAAGGCCGCTCCGGCCGGTTCCTACAACGATCGTCCGGCTCGCCGCGACGACCGCTGGTAA
- a CDS encoding TolC family protein yields the protein MNAPPLRRPSRARTTLLTLALGLGPLAAAQTGPAAAPASTAPATPTAIPETAAGSAAGATDLTLETALARLAQAPSVTQAALSVQVAQTNLNAARAALGLSVSVSVSGSAGYTGGSAVTDGSGETTTEGSLSGSAGVNVSLGLLPWSSSQNSLQAAQRSLTLAQSRLVAAQAAARLNVVQQYLAGVIAAQDVTLADQTLTLRQRQLEVAQTQRQSGNATDEDVLSAQAAVQSAQASQLQARASLDAARLGLGAALGTDLGPVSFVTAPPESFALPDLAALVARARTTLPDVVSARNDLADAQQTLADQRRDQTLPDLTASVRYGPASSGGLNASLNLKAGTASAGYTVPLNSGSSAGGTNRVVASVTGSYVVYSPALKAQVSAAQANVTQAQLTLNVTQQNAELNVRTRYATAQSGLITLQSLATGVEVARLGVQTAQTRLAAGVGTADDVTQAGLALGQAQRALQNARLTAQINLIQLDNAAGGLQ from the coding sequence ATGAACGCCCCTCCCCTGCGCCGGCCCTCACGCGCCCGGACCACCCTGCTGACCCTGGCCCTGGGTCTGGGCCCGCTGGCAGCCGCCCAGACAGGCCCGGCCGCCGCACCAGCCAGCACAGCTCCGGCGACACCGACAGCCATCCCCGAGACAGCTGCCGGCAGCGCCGCCGGGGCCACCGATCTCACTCTGGAAACGGCCCTGGCCCGGTTGGCCCAGGCCCCCAGCGTGACGCAGGCGGCGCTGAGCGTGCAGGTGGCCCAGACCAACCTGAACGCCGCGCGCGCCGCCCTGGGCCTGAGCGTGAGCGTGAGCGTGAGCGGCAGCGCGGGCTATACGGGAGGCAGCGCCGTGACCGACGGCAGCGGCGAGACCACTACAGAGGGCAGTCTCAGCGGCAGCGCGGGCGTGAACGTGAGCCTGGGCCTGTTGCCCTGGTCGAGCAGCCAGAACAGCCTGCAGGCGGCCCAGCGCAGCCTGACACTGGCACAGTCGCGGCTGGTCGCGGCCCAGGCGGCGGCGCGGCTCAATGTGGTGCAGCAGTACCTCGCGGGCGTGATCGCCGCGCAGGACGTGACCCTGGCCGACCAGACCCTGACCCTGCGCCAGCGTCAGCTGGAGGTTGCCCAGACCCAGCGCCAGAGCGGCAACGCTACCGATGAGGACGTCCTGAGTGCCCAGGCGGCCGTCCAGTCGGCGCAGGCCTCGCAGTTGCAGGCCCGCGCGAGCCTCGACGCCGCGCGGCTGGGGCTGGGCGCAGCGCTGGGCACCGACCTGGGGCCGGTCAGTTTCGTCACCGCTCCGCCCGAGAGTTTCGCGCTGCCGGACCTCGCGGCGCTCGTGGCACGGGCGCGGACCACCCTGCCGGACGTGGTCAGCGCCCGCAACGACCTCGCCGACGCGCAGCAGACCCTGGCCGACCAGCGGCGCGACCAGACGCTGCCGGACCTGACCGCCTCCGTACGCTACGGCCCGGCGAGCAGCGGCGGCCTGAACGCCAGCCTGAACCTCAAGGCCGGTACAGCCTCGGCCGGATACACCGTGCCGCTGAATTCTGGCAGTTCCGCGGGGGGCACCAACCGCGTGGTCGCCAGCGTGACGGGCAGCTACGTGGTGTACTCGCCGGCCCTCAAGGCCCAGGTCTCGGCCGCGCAGGCGAACGTGACCCAGGCGCAGCTGACCCTGAACGTGACCCAGCAGAACGCCGAGCTGAACGTGCGCACCCGCTACGCCACAGCGCAGTCGGGCCTGATCACCCTCCAGAGTCTCGCCACCGGGGTCGAGGTCGCCCGTCTGGGCGTCCAGACCGCCCAGACCCGCCTCGCGGCCGGGGTGGGCACGGCCGACGACGTGACCCAGGCCGGGCTCGCGCTGGGACAGGCGCAGCGCGCGCTGCAGAATGCTCGCCTGACCGCTCAGATCAACCTCATTCAACTCGACAACGCCGCCGGAGGCCTCCAGTGA
- a CDS encoding response regulator transcription factor, producing MSALILIVEDEPQLAEVLEAYARQEGYRTERASDGNAALTVFRAAHPDLILLDVMLPGRSGLEVLKTVRASSATPVILVTARAEETDQIVGLELGADDYVVKPFRPREVMARVKAVLRRASQLLGDPEDRPLRVGSLEVDRRAVAARVDGQALNLTPAEFRLLAQLAEVPGRAFTREELLAHALPDSDALERVVDAHLASVRRKLDAAGASGMLRTVRGVGYRLEADS from the coding sequence ATGAGCGCCCTGATCTTGATCGTCGAGGACGAGCCGCAACTCGCGGAGGTGCTCGAAGCCTACGCCCGGCAGGAGGGCTACCGCACCGAGCGGGCCTCCGACGGCAACGCGGCCCTCACGGTGTTCCGGGCGGCGCATCCCGACCTCATCCTCCTCGACGTGATGTTGCCGGGGCGCAGCGGCCTGGAGGTCCTGAAGACCGTGCGCGCCAGCAGCGCCACCCCGGTCATCCTGGTCACGGCGCGCGCCGAGGAGACCGACCAGATCGTGGGCCTGGAGCTGGGCGCCGACGACTACGTGGTCAAGCCTTTTCGCCCCCGCGAGGTCATGGCGCGCGTCAAGGCCGTGCTGCGGCGCGCCAGCCAGCTTCTCGGGGATCCCGAGGACCGTCCGCTGCGGGTGGGCAGCCTGGAGGTGGACCGCCGCGCCGTGGCCGCCCGCGTGGACGGGCAGGCGCTGAATCTCACGCCGGCCGAGTTCCGGTTGCTCGCGCAGCTCGCCGAGGTGCCGGGCCGGGCCTTCACCCGCGAGGAACTGCTGGCCCACGCCCTGCCCGACAGCGACGCTCTGGAACGGGTCGTGGACGCCCACCTCGCCAGCGTGCGGCGCAAGCTCGACGCGGCGGGCGCTTCCGGGATGCTACGCACCGTGCGCGGGGTGGGCTACCGGCTGGAGGCGGATTCTTGA
- a CDS encoding cell wall metabolism sensor histidine kinase WalK, with translation MTQNPGSPLPEGPSPGGVPDSRRAPPLAAVLLLAMLGVVGLALGSTFFFSNLAVEREFRRLPPEVQTYLRAQQAAQRQGQVLTPTPPVPEIRTGSPADPYLPPGWSSPGVAGETVTAAGRVTVVEDGVRVRRIQTTGSGTGTAAQGTDNGNGSGRRWVPPEVPRSQDFLRNIQDSLVQVGLVAALASAALAFWLSRRLARPITAVSQAARRLAQGDLAVRAPWPPAASRVAWASGEREIIDLARSFNEMAQSLQALERERQQAVADIAHELRTPIAVMQARLDALEDGVYPLNTDQIALLSTQTQLLTRLVGDLRTLTLADAGRLALKLRDTELGDLAAEVVDGFQDQAARRGVQLDVLTASAPLRADPDRVRQVVTNLVENALRHARAQVRVQVEPGEQGVTLLVDDDGSGIPAGSREAVFTRFTRLDESRARDTGGSGLGLAIVQALALAHGGAAHADKSPLGGARLSVTFPYAQPLPAP, from the coding sequence TTGACCCAGAATCCGGGCTCCCCGCTCCCGGAGGGGCCGTCGCCGGGCGGCGTGCCCGACTCGCGCCGCGCGCCGCCGTTGGCGGCCGTCCTGCTGCTCGCCATGCTGGGGGTGGTGGGGCTGGCGCTGGGCAGCACGTTCTTCTTCTCCAACCTGGCGGTCGAGCGCGAGTTCCGGCGGCTGCCGCCCGAGGTCCAGACCTACCTGCGGGCCCAGCAGGCCGCCCAGCGCCAGGGACAGGTCCTGACACCCACGCCGCCGGTTCCCGAGATCCGCACCGGGTCGCCTGCCGACCCCTACCTGCCGCCCGGCTGGAGCAGTCCCGGCGTGGCGGGCGAGACGGTCACGGCCGCCGGGCGCGTGACGGTCGTCGAGGACGGTGTCCGGGTGCGCCGTATCCAGACGACCGGGAGCGGGACGGGGACGGCCGCTCAGGGAACCGACAATGGGAATGGCAGTGGCCGCCGCTGGGTCCCGCCGGAAGTCCCGAGATCACAGGATTTCCTGCGCAATATCCAGGACAGTCTCGTACAGGTCGGGCTGGTCGCGGCGCTGGCGTCGGCGGCGCTGGCCTTCTGGCTCTCTCGCCGGCTGGCGCGGCCCATCACGGCCGTCTCGCAGGCGGCCCGCCGGCTGGCGCAGGGCGACCTGGCGGTGCGTGCTCCCTGGCCGCCGGCAGCTTCGCGCGTGGCCTGGGCGAGTGGCGAGCGCGAGATCATCGACCTGGCGCGGTCGTTCAACGAGATGGCCCAGAGCCTCCAGGCGCTGGAGCGCGAGCGCCAGCAGGCGGTGGCCGATATCGCCCATGAGCTGCGCACGCCCATCGCGGTGATGCAGGCCCGGCTCGACGCCCTGGAGGACGGTGTGTATCCGCTGAACACCGACCAGATCGCCCTGCTGAGCACCCAGACGCAGCTTCTGACCCGGCTGGTCGGTGACCTGCGGACCCTGACCCTGGCCGACGCCGGGCGGCTGGCTCTGAAGTTGCGCGACACTGAACTCGGGGACCTCGCCGCTGAGGTCGTGGACGGCTTTCAGGACCAGGCGGCACGCCGGGGCGTGCAGCTCGACGTGCTGACCGCCTCCGCCCCGCTACGTGCCGACCCCGACCGGGTGCGTCAGGTCGTGACCAATCTCGTCGAGAACGCTCTGCGCCACGCCCGCGCGCAGGTCCGCGTACAGGTCGAGCCCGGCGAACAGGGCGTGACCCTACTCGTCGACGACGACGGCTCGGGCATTCCCGCCGGGAGCCGCGAGGCGGTGTTCACCCGCTTCACCCGCCTTGATGAGAGCCGGGCCCGCGATACGGGCGGTAGTGGCCTGGGCCTCGCCATCGTGCAGGCACTCGCCCTGGCGCACGGGGGCGCGGCCCACGCCGACAAGAGTCCTCTGGGCGGCGCACGCCTGAGCGTGACCTTTCCTTATGCTCAGCCGTTGCCTGCGCCTTAG
- a CDS encoding nitrite reductase (NAD(P)H) small subunit, with amino-acid sequence MTTSTASPPSPVPAPRSWTRICALSDILPGAGVCALVGGQQVAVFSVAGEVFALGNRDPFTGANVMSRGLTGSYARAGAGPKEVGLKVVSPLLKNAFDLRSGQSLDDPAVWLPVYAARVDGGDLWIGSPD; translated from the coding sequence ATGACCACTTCGACTGCATCACCTCCCAGCCCCGTTCCGGCTCCGCGCTCCTGGACGCGCATATGCGCTCTGAGCGACATCCTGCCTGGTGCTGGCGTCTGCGCACTGGTGGGTGGACAGCAGGTGGCGGTCTTCTCGGTGGCCGGCGAGGTCTTCGCGCTCGGTAACCGCGATCCCTTCACCGGAGCCAACGTGATGTCGCGCGGCCTGACGGGCAGCTATGCGCGCGCCGGCGCCGGTCCGAAAGAGGTGGGCCTGAAGGTCGTCTCGCCCCTGTTGAAGAACGCCTTCGACCTGCGCAGCGGCCAGAGCCTCGACGATCCGGCCGTCTGGCTGCCGGTGTACGCCGCGCGCGTGGACGGAGGTGACCTGTGGATTGGTTCGCCGGACTGA